DNA from Pseudophryne corroboree isolate aPseCor3 chromosome 7, aPseCor3.hap2, whole genome shotgun sequence:
TGGATAAGGATGCAGATTTTAAATCCCCTGATACAGAGATGTAACGAGAAGCTGTGTTTATATCAAGTAACATATTTGCAGTCTCAGGTATACAGGACGCTCTCTTTGCAGCAGTCAGAATATTAGATAATCCCGAGTGTAATGTCACTGAGATCAAACACTCGTCCAGATCATCCACAGGATAAGTCATTGTGGCATCACTTTCTGTGTCACTTTCCTTCTCATTAGAGTCTGATTCTCGGTCCTGTAAGACAGTCAGTGGGTCAGTAGcgttacacagctcctcaatgtgaccCATCCTCCTGGACAGCTCATCCTTCTGTTCCTCCAGCTGCCGGATCAGATCAGAGATTTGCAGAGAAACCCTCTCAGTCTGCCTGGAGACCTCACTCAGGACTCTCCCCTCTAGGAGGTCTAACTTCCTCCTGATGTCCATAAACAAGTCAGTGACCTTCCCTGTGACAACAGCAGCTTTCTCCTCTATCTCTGTCCTGCGATCCTGTAGACTCTGCACATGTTCCTCAGCCTCTGCTCTGTTTGTGGTCAGTTTCTCCAGTAGGTTTTTCAGCTTCTCCTGCTTGGTCTTCATGGCCTCATCCAGTGACTCCACCTGGTGTCCTTTGTGTGATCCTATTGCAAAGCAGGAGACACAGACACAAGCAGCATCCTCACAGCAATGGTATGCAAAGAGTTTCTTGTGGATTTGACATTTCCTGTTGGTCAGTGATGATGTTGGGTCAATTAAAACGTGATCTACTGACTTGTTGTGTACACTCAGGTGGCCCTCACACAGGGACATCTCACACTGCAGACACTGCTTCACAGCCGGTACAGGAGCTTGCACGCAGTAAGTACAGAAGATCTGGGTGATCTCTGGCTCTGGCTGATTACATAGGAAACTTTCCACAATGTTACTCAGCTTCCTGTTCTTCTCCAGTACTGGGCGTTCCTGATACTCTGCCCTGCATTCCGGACAGGAATAGCCCCCAGCCTcctcctgtgtatccagcaccCTCACAATACAGTCCCGGCAGAAGTTGTGCCCACATCTCAGGGACATAGGGACTGTATAAAGGCTCAGGCAGATGGAGCAGCTCAGCTCCTCTCTCAGACACACAGACGCCATTCTGGAATTGATAATAGAAAGTGAAACTAGTGTTGTTaggggggaggagaaggagttgtgtgtgtgttaggggggaggagaaggagttgtgtgtgtgttaggggggaggagaaggagttgtgtgtgtgttaggggggaggagaaggagttgtgtgtgtgttaggggggaggagaaggagttgtgtgtgtgttaggggggaggagaaggagttgtgtgtgtgttaggggggaggagaaggagttgtgtgtgtgttaggggggaggagaaggagttgtgtgtgtgttagggggaggagaaggagttgtgtgtgtgttaggggggaggagaaggagttgtgtgtgttaggggggaggagaaggagttgtgtgtgttagggggaggagaaggagttgtgtgtgttagggggaggagaaggagttgtgtgtgttaggggggaggagaaggagttgtgtgtgttaggggggaggagaaggagttgtgtgtgttagggggaggaggagttgtgtgtgttagggggaggagaaggagttgtgtgtgttaggggggaggagaaggagttgtGTGTGTTAGGGGGAGGAGAAGAAGTTGTGTGTGTTaggggggaggagaaggagttgtgtgtgttagggggagaaggagttgtgtgtgttaggggggaggagaaggagttgtGTGTTAGCATTTTGGTTACTGTGTCTGAGCTTCCTGGCTTATTAACCCTATACTGGAATATTTCTCTGTCTGCAAAGATGTGGCATAAGGAAACACAAGTTATGCAGTAtccgattaccaaataggcagagaagGCATCGGCATATGGGCCCTGTGCCTCTTAGGGGCCCCACAACAACAGATCAAAATAATTTGaccttgaaagaaaattacaatcaagctttcttataTATACAGTAAAAGCAACCAGAACTGACCAGGCACtaaatatctatatttatatacagGTAATACCCCAATTTTCTTTCTTTAAGAAGAAAAGTATACGTATGCTTGTGGTTGCATACAAAAATGTATACTTTTTTTAAAGGGTATAATACACTATTTGACTGAGCATTCTGCACTAATTAAGCAAGAGAAGACGAGTATGCAAATAGACGCTAAGACACACTGTGGTGTAAACCAAAACTAAATACATGGTTGTTCTTTAATAAAAACAGCTCAATAGCATATAACAAACTatgtataaaacacactatatacaAAAGAAAATGTATATAGGGTGGATCATATAATGTGAGTCAATTGTTCAGAGGAATGAAGTAAAACAatatgcactgtgggggtaattcagacctcatcactagcaggcgatttttgcactgctgcgatcagatagtcgccgcctacaggggagtgtgtttcagctgtgcaagtgtgtgaacgcatgtgtagcagagctgtacacacagaacttgtgcagtctctgcacagcccaggacttactcagccgctgcgatcacttcagcctgtccgggaccagaattgacgtcaggaacccgccctgcaaacgcttggacacgcctgcgtttttccagccactccctgaaaacggtcagttgccacccacaaacgccctcttcctgtcaaactccgtgcgatcgctttttcgcACTGTCCTGTCGCTGCCTGGCGCTCCCCgtcgcggtgcatacacatgcgcagatcagacctgatctcaggctgtaggaaaacgcagcctagcggtcAGGTCTGAGTTGCCCCCTATGTCCACACCTTTATCTGAGTTCTGTGCAGGTAGACCTGATACTTTCTCCCTTTGCTCCAGGTGCCGACTtgacagtgtataatataaataCTCTGGACGAAAATGGTGCTGTCCCGTTTAAgtcacttaataataataataataatacatttaattatgtagtgctctttctccagcaggactcaaggcgctttacaggcatCAAAAATAAAGCacaggtatattcaattgcggtcgaattccggcgtgaattcgaccgtttttggattcaacacaattcgacaggcgaaaccctcccgccgggacccgaattcgacatattctatAAATAaccgattcgacagtcccgctgttgaaaaacagaccaattgacgactagtgggcggcctggattcgacttcatggacaaaagtgttaaataaatcctgaaaaaaattgcgcggagtcccccctcctaagcataaccagcctcgggctctttgagccggtcctggttgtaaaaatacggggggaaaaatgacaggggttccccagtgttttaacaaccagcaccgggctctgcacctggtcctggtgcaaaaaatatgggggacaaaagacgtaggtgtcccccgtatttttaacaccagcaccgggctccactagccaggtacataatgccacagccgggggacacttttatattggtccctgcagccgtggcattacatacctaactagtcactcctggccggggcaccctgtaggagtggggacaccttaaatcaaggggtcccccccatccagccacctaagggccatgggtgaaacccgaggctgtcccccccccatccaagggcggcggatggggggctgatagccttttgtgacaaaaaaatattgttttttgtagcagaactacaagtcccagcaagcctccccgcaagctggtacttggagaaccacaagtaccagcatgcggcggggaaacgggcccgctggtacctgtagttctactacaaaaaaaatccccaaataaaaacaaacaatacacagacaccgtgatagtacaactttattacatacatgcacaccaacatacatacatacttacctatgttaacacgaagcagtcggtcctcttcaccagtagaatccaggggtacctgtaaataaaattatactcacaacaatccagtgtagatctgtcctcttctgtttgtaatccacgtagaagaggaccgactgcttcgtgtcaacataggtaagtatgtacgtatgttggtgtgcatgtatgtaataaagttgtactatcacggtgtctgtgtattgtttttatttggttattttttttgtagtagaactacaggtaccagcgggcctgtttccccccgcatgctggtacttgtggttctccaagtaccagcttgcggtggaggcttgttaggacttgtagttctgctacaaaaagcaATATTTTTTTGTCTCAAAAGGCTAtcaagccccccatccgccgcccttggatggggggggggggggggttgacagcctcgggcttcacccctggcccttaggtggctggaggggggggggacccttgattgaaggggtccccactcctccagggtaccccggccaggggtgactagttggggatttaatgccacagctgcagggagtggtataaaagtgtcccccggctgtggcattatctctctggctagtggagcccggtgctggtgttaaaaatacgggggacccctacatcttttgtcccccatattttttgcaccaggaccaggcgcagagcccggtgctggtagttaaaatatggggtaacccctgtcattccccccccccccccgtatttttacaaccaggaccggctcaaagagcctgaggctggttatgcttcggagggggggaaggggaccccacgcaatttttttcaggatttttaaccatttcacaccccttccaactgaaaaacatgcactgatctctccatattattgtagtcagtaaaaaaatatatatattattttaaaaaatctattaaataatacttgtggctcataaatagacaaaccaagtagataatcccttcaaatattaatagatatgctattagcaatcaaaaaagcacaaaaaaaaacaacatgtttttacattttttttattagatcacgacagaaaaatgaggcggaatgaaattgacgaaatgactgtcgaaaagcacagttgtcgaatcgacattcttcaattgaatatacttttgtcgaaaagccgcactttttaacattgcagacatgtcgaattgaaaaaatgtcgacttgaaaaaagttgaaaatgaaacggcaggtttttgtgtcgaaaatgccccgtttttcgacaattgtggcaattcgaccgcaattgaatataccccatagggggttattcaggtgtgttagcaagccaataaagttagcaattgggccaaaccatgctgcactccaggtagggcagatgtaacatgtgcagagagagttagattcgggtgggttatattgtttctgtgctttatttttatactgcaactttgatttcagtttgaacacaccccacccaaatctaactctctctgcacatgttacatctgccccacctgcggtgcacatggttctgcccaattgctaacaaacttgaataaggacCGTAGTACATAGATTAATACAGTAATACAGAAGTAAAAAGAAAGCCTGCAGCGCACAGTAAGCgtgacgcaggattggtgcagacattttgggtaataacttctatGGATTATATATTACATCCAcagaaggtaccaggtgaggcagccatgttgggtgcactatgtAGGATTACGCTGCATAGAATAAGTTATGCCTAGAAGAGAGGACACAAAATGGGGCGAATGCAGCGAACTAACACTAGGAGTGGGGTCCCAACATAACTGTCAGGACCATGTGATCACTTCCGGTGAATgtatcacccggcacaggcaggggctctgaaaggagcctgtccctgtgaTGTGGAGAGTGCACCTCCGGGCCTTCTGTGTGTACATGGTCAGCCTCACCGCCATACACAGGGGCCATTTCTGGCTGAGAATTCCTGGGGAACCTTGCCGGAACTACATCCAGTGAAGTGTAGCCTATAGCCTACAACGGAGCTACTGCAGAGGATTGCGGTAGATACGCGGCCCAATATTGGGAATGCGAAATTGATACATTGGGCAGCATCGCATCCCTCATAGAAACCTCCTTCATACATTGCAGGGATATATAGTATTTGTGGCTAGCCGCCAATACTGtgtgataaattggcccctaagtGACGTAAACGGGACAGCACCATTTTCAGCCAGAGTATTTATATTATACACGGTCAAGCCGGCACCTGGAGCAATGGGTTACAGGAGCAGGTCTCCCTGTACAGGACTCGGATAAAGGTGTGGACGCAGgatctcattcagtaaggattgcagtttctgctaaaatgcAGTTGTTGCGATCAAACAGTTGCCGCCACAAATAGAGTAAAAAGGCCcactgcagaaattgcgaatgcatcgcaatatgcagctCATCTcagaaccatacgcaattaccggaacatggaagatttttcctatctgcaccaggcaaggttGTCTATAATACTTGcggcacaagaggctggaagtggtctgcgctgacgtcagaggcccgccttaaaaacgcctggacacgcctgcattttttcacacacacacacacacacacacacacacacacacacacacacacacacacacacaacggtaggtttcctcccagaaacgccggctttttgtcagtcaaacagcggctgcattgcaatcatgatgtgtacgcaatttctgtcgctattgttccttgcgcatgcgcagacgtTCGATAATCAGATGGATTGTGATTCGCAAatcttacaatccttactgaatgaggtccacagTAATTATTGTTTAATTTAATtgcaggatgctctctgtattgtacatcGGTCACCAGGATGCTCTCTCTATTGTACAGCAGTGACTCACTATTGCAGGCACTCTCTATTGTACAGCAGTCACCAGGATGCTCTCTCTTTTGTACCGCAGTCACCAGGATGCTATCTCTCTATTGTACAGCAGTCACCAGGATGATCTCACTATTGTAAAGCAGTCACCAGGATGCTCTGTCTATTGTACAGCAGTCaccaggatgctctctgtattgtacagcAGTCACCAGGATGCTCTCTCTATTGTACAGCAGTCACCAGGATGCTCTCTCTATTGTAcagtggtcactaggatgctctctctaTTGTACAGCAGTCACtattgtacagcagtcactctctacTGTACAGCAGTCACCAGGATATTCTCTCTATTGTACAGCAGTCGCCAGATGCTCTCTCTATTGTACAGCGGTCACCAGGATGCTCTCTCTTTTGTACAGCGGTCACCAGGATGCTCTCTCTATTGTACAGCAGTCACCAGGATGCACTCTCTATGGTACAGCAGTCAACAGGATGCTCTCTCTATTGTACAGCAGTCACCAGGATGCTCTCTCCAGGGCGGCTCCGGGAttttgagcgccccgggcaggcgatgggggcgtggcttcatacagggggcgttgtcacttacgccccctgtacagtagtagcgccgatgaaagatgtgcggtgcgcgatgacgtcatcgcgcaccgcacagcaaaggtcctctccacgaaggggaactagacgcttcgtgtctagttcccttcgtggagaggacctttgctgtgcagtgcgcgatgacgtcaccgcacagtaaacgtcctctccacgaagggaaactagacgctacgcgtctagttaccTTCGCGGCGGGGGACAGCGGGGGACAGCGGCGGGGGGCGCACggcacatcagcagcggatcttgccgtggtgcggcgccctccggatggcgccggcgccctccggaaggcgcgccccgggcaaaagtcctgcttgcccgtggcaagatccgctcctGGCTCTCTCTATTGTACAGTGGTCACCAGGATGCTCTCTATCGTACAGCAGTCACCAGGATGCTCTCTCTATTGTACAGCAGTCACCAGTATGCTCTCTCTATTGTACAGCAGTCACCAGTATGCTCTCTCTATACAggagtcactaggatgctctctctgTTGTATAGTGGCCACTAGGATGCTCTCTATTGTACAGCAGTCACCAGGATGCTCTCTATTGTACAGCAGTCTCCAGTATGCTCTCTCTATTGTATAGCAGTCACCAGTATGCTCTCTATATAggagtcactaggatgctctctctgTTGTATagtagtcactaggatgctctctattgtacagcagtcactctctatTGCAGGTACTCTCTATTGTACAGCAGTCACCAGTATGCTCTCTCTATTGTATAGCAGTCACCAGTATGCTCTCTCTATATAggagtcactaggatgctctctctgTTGTAtagtggtcactaggatgctctctctaTTGTACAGCTGTAAATTAATTTTTGAAAGGTGTAATTATTGAAAGGAACACACTGCATAGTGTAACACCAGCTTTCTATAAGGAGGTGGTGTATTAGCACTCAGTAAGAAGACTATAAAAACCAGACCAGAACCACTAGCAGTAGTTGGAGGTTACAAGCCTGGCAGTGTGTGGCAATGTCACTGAGAGATGTTGTGTCTGtctgactgagggggggggggggggggggggggggcaggagggagGAGCCTCAGGTGTCACATGGGCCTGCAGCTAG
Protein-coding regions in this window:
- the LOC134945835 gene encoding E3 ubiquitin/ISG15 ligase TRIM25-like, producing MASVCLREELSCSICLSLYTVPMSLRCGHNFCRDCIVRVLDTQEEAGGYSCPECRAEYQERPVLEKNRKLSNIVESFLCNQPEPEITQIFCTYCVQAPVPAVKQCLQCEMSLCEGHLSVHNKSVDHVLIDPTSSLTNRKCQIHKKLFAYHCCEDAACVCVSCFAIGSHKGHQVESLDEAMKTKQEKLKNLLEKLTTNRAEAEEHVQSLQDRRTEIEEKAAVVTGKVTDLFMDIRRKLDLLEGRVLSEVSRQTERVSLQISDLIRQLEEQKDELSRRMGHIEELCNATDPLTVLQDRESDSNEKESDTESDATMTYPVDDLDECLISVTLHSGLSNILTAAKRASCIPETANMLLDINTASRYISVSGDLKSASLSNVDLKYPQSKMRFTYYRVVLSSTSFGSGQHCWEVGVSTSKYWGVGVAYSSMERKGEPSCIGYNSKSWCLCTLDNGYSVMHNSVCTNLQLESPVQTVWIYLDYEAGRLSFYQLCDPIRHLHTFSATFTEPLYAAFTVSGAGWVRIIS